The Methylocystis bryophila genome contains the following window.
GCGTAAGATCGAGGACGCGGGTATCTATTGCGCAAGCTTCGACAGGAAAATCGCTAACTTCTATCCGCTCGCCAAATCACGTTGTTCGGGGAAGTTCTCCTGCGCCATGCGCGCCACGATGGTGACGACGAAAGCCGATCTCATCAGGCATCAATGCACAGGCTTCTTCGTCGCGCCGGTTTGCCACGGCGCGCCGGTGAGTCACGAGACCCACAACATCTTGGAGACTTTGCACGTGTCTTGCGCCCGCGCCGAGGTTAGGCGAGGCTTCACCCCATAAGGGCCGGCTGTTGTGCTCTGGCCAGCGCAGCCTCTTTTATTTATCCCCCCACATCCGTGTTCAGCACCTCGACCCCGCGGAATCTGGCGCAGGGGGCGCCGTGGGAGACGGGCGCGAGCTGGATCGGCTCGGCCTTGCCGCAGGTGAACACGCCCCAGAGCGCGTAGGTCGAAGCGTCGCCGAGACCGTCGAGCCCGCTCCAGAAATCGAGCGTGCGTCCCTGATAGGCCGCGCCCTGCACCATCTCGCCGAGCTTGCCGTTCTTGATCTCGTAGAAAAGCTGGCCGCCGAATTGAAAATTGTCGCGCTGCTGGTCGATGCTCCAGCTCCCCGCGCCGACCACATAAAGTCCGTCCTCGACGCCGGCGATGAGCGCGTCGCGCGAGCAGGGGCGCTCGCTGGGCTTTAGCGAAATATTCGGCATGCGTTGCAGCGGAACGGCGCAAAGATCGTCGGCATAGGCGCAGCCGTTCGTCATCGGGAGGCCGAGATAATGCGCCTGGCCAATCGCCATCTGAAAATTCTTGAAGACGCCCTTCTCGACGATGTTGAAATCGGCGAAGGAAGCCGGCGCGCCATCGTCGTCATAGCCGATCGTCGCGAGCGCGCCTTCCTGGCGCCGGTCGGCGAAGATCGTCATCAGCTCTGAACCGAAGCGCAGCTCGCCGAGCCGTTGCGGTTTCACGAAAGTGGTGCCGGCGAAATTCGCCTCCCAGCCGAGCGCGCGGTCGAGCTCTGTCGAATGACCGACCGTCTCGTGGATCGTCAAAAACAGATTGCTCGGCTCGATGACAAGATCGCGCCTGCCGGGCGCGACGGGCTTGGCGTGAAGCTTTTGCCGCGCCTCCTCGGCGCCCCGCCGCGCCTCTTCCAAAAACCCGCAGGCTTCGACATGGTCCCAGCCCGCGCCGCGCGGCGGGATCAGGCTGTCGCGCGTCGCGAAGCGTCCGCTCTTCTTGTCGACGACAGTGATCTGGAATTCGGGCCACACGCGCGTGCGGCTCTGCCAGATGCGGCTGCCGCGGCTATTGGCGAAAAGCCGCTCCTCGCGCGCCGCCTGGAAATGCGAGGTGCAGAAATCGGCGCCGGCGTCGCGCGCCGCGGCGTTGACGTTAAGGAGAAACTCCGCCTTCTCGCCGATGGCCACGGCGAAAGGGTCGACCCCGAGCGCCATCACCCAGCGATCCTCGACGACGGGCAACGCCTCGAGCTCGATTTTCGCGCCTTGGATC
Protein-coding sequences here:
- a CDS encoding TldD/PmbA family protein, which codes for MNAPFRSRRRASAPHPAPAEPDESARLALAELALALAREGGADYADIRLGATFWESLRVREERLEDAGNGESWGFGLRLLRRGSWGFCGSTTLTPDAIRRAVETALANARAVEPIQGAKIELEALPVVEDRWVMALGVDPFAVAIGEKAEFLLNVNAAARDAGADFCTSHFQAAREERLFANSRGSRIWQSRTRVWPEFQITVVDKKSGRFATRDSLIPPRGAGWDHVEACGFLEEARRGAEEARQKLHAKPVAPGRRDLVIEPSNLFLTIHETVGHSTELDRALGWEANFAGTTFVKPQRLGELRFGSELMTIFADRRQEGALATIGYDDDGAPASFADFNIVEKGVFKNFQMAIGQAHYLGLPMTNGCAYADDLCAVPLQRMPNISLKPSERPCSRDALIAGVEDGLYVVGAGSWSIDQQRDNFQFGGQLFYEIKNGKLGEMVQGAAYQGRTLDFWSGLDGLGDASTYALWGVFTCGKAEPIQLAPVSHGAPCARFRGVEVLNTDVGG